A DNA window from Bacteroidales bacterium contains the following coding sequences:
- a CDS encoding ankyrin repeat domain-containing protein, whose translation MNRKQLNKKLFEAAKNNDEKEVNALILKGADVNAKGVFRWTALISSAHRGSVDVVKLLIKKEADINAKDEFNWTALMYAGNGGFIDIVKLLIEKDADVNAKDKRNWTVLMSAVRGGSIDIVKLLIEKKADVNAKNEAGKTALTVAKEEENEEIIKLLKENGAKE comes from the coding sequence ATGAACAGAAAACAATTAAATAAAAAACTGTTTGAAGCAGCAAAAAATAATGATGAGAAAGAAGTAAACGCATTAATTCTTAAAGGTGCTGATGTAAATGCTAAAGGTGTATTTCGCTGGACAGCTTTAATATCATCAGCTCATAGAGGCTCTGTTGATGTAGTAAAACTTCTAATTAAAAAAGAAGCTGATATAAATGCAAAAGATGAATTTAATTGGACAGCTTTAATGTATGCAGGTAATGGTGGTTTTATTGATATTGTAAAACTGTTAATTGAGAAAGACGCAGATGTAAATGCAAAAGATAAACGGAATTGGACAGTTTTAATGTCTGCAGTTCGTGGAGGTTCAATTGATATAGTGAAATTACTTATTGAAAAAAAAGCTGATGTGAATGCAAAAAATGAAGCCGGCAAAACAGCATTAACAGTAGCAAAAGAAGAAGAAAATGAAGAAATAATTAAACTCCTCAAAGAAAACGGAGCAAAAGAATAA